The Microbacterium sp. W4I20 genome segment CACCCTCGACATCGAGAAGGTCGACGGGACGACGGCGGTCGTCAGCTCCGGTGTCGAGCGTTACCCCAATCGGATCTGGATGCCGGTGAAGGCGACTGCTGTGCTCGACGACGACCGCGCCGCCGAGGCTCTGGAGGCACACGGCATCCGCGATGTGGTGCCCGGCACCGCCCGTGCTGCCCGCTCCACGCGCGACGGCGGCACGACCGAGCTCACCTGGCGCGACCGCGACGGCAGCATCCGCCACCTCGGCGTCCGCGACTGACCCGCGCGCGCCCCTCGCGGCCAGCACGAATCTCGCAGAACGTCACGAACTTCGCAGGGATGTGGCTCCAACCCCGCGAGGTTCGTGCCGTTCTGCGAAGTTCTGGCCCCTCCCACGGGCTCACGCGCGGCGGCGCGCGATGTGCAGCCCCTGCGCCACCGCCCGCATGATCAGGTCCTGTACCATCGGCCACTCGTCCATCATCTGGTGGTAGCTCACGCGGATCACGTGATAGCCCATGAGCTTCAGCGCAGCATCGTGCCGGATGTCCTCCGAGCGTTGAGGCCCGACGTGGTGAGCGCCGTCGATCTGCAGTGCCAGCCGATCTCCGAGGAGGGCATCGACGCGGTGACCGGCGATCCAGGTCTGGAAGCGCAGGGGCGATCGCAACCACCGGAGCCGCACACCGAGGTAGGTCTCGAGTCCCGCATCGGCGAACGGCGTCGCGTCAGCGAGCACTCGCAGTGCGTTCGAGCGCAGCGGGAGCGCTTGCAGCGCCTCCCGCTGCACCAGCCCCTTGTTGAGCGCAGACTCCCAGGTCGCGAGTGCCTGCTCGAACGGCTCGCATTCCGCGACGATTGAGAGCACGTTCTCTATCGGATCCGCGAGCACGCCGGGCGCGCGAGGGATCAGCGGCGTGGCCCAGTGCACGCGCATGCTCTCCGGCTTGCCGCCGGCGCTGCCCGGAGTCGCCGCAACGTGAAGGCCGGGCTTCTGCTCGTGCACCCAGAGCCCCAGACGGCGGGCTTGCGTGAGGCAGGACAGAACGACTCCATAGCGGGCGGCAGCCCGGAGTTCCGGGTCGGCATCGGGAAGCGCGACCCAGCCATTCCGGACGCGGATGAGCGTGCCGCTGCGGATCGCGTGAACGAGAGCGGCGCGGCGGTGGCCGCGATCGACGAGATCCCGGACTCGTGCGACACCTCCGACCGCGCGGACGGCTGCGACGATGCTCGGCTTCTCGATCTTGCGTGAGGGCATCCCGCGAGCGTGGCAGCAGCGCGCAGCACGGTGCGCCGCAGCATCCGCTCGCCGTGGGGAACTCCGCCGAACCCGCACCTGTGCAGGAGGGCTGCGCGAATGTGAACCCTCGCAGAACGGCGCGAACTTCGCAGGCTTTCTCCCGGAACTCTGCGAAGTTCGTGTCGTTCTGCGAAGTTCCGACGTCGCCAGGGGCGGGTCGGCTCAGTTCACGCGGTGGATCATCGTGTTCGCGAACTGGTAGCGGTAGCCGGCATCCTTGACCGCCTGGTCGTGACGGGGGCTCTGCCCGTACGACGACCCGTGCAACCACACGAAGGCGGGCGCCTCCTGCCCGGTCACGGCCTCGAGCTGCGCCTTCGACTCGACGACCTCGCGGCGGATGTCGTCATCCGTCAGCGCCGTGTCGAAGCCCTCGTGGTGCGCGGTGTGCGGGAACACCACGTGTCGCTGCGACACCTCGGCGACCTCATCCCAGCTCATCGCGATGCGACCGCCCTTGGTGTCCTCCTCGACCAGCGAGATCCAGTGCGCGCGGGCGAAGGCCTCTTGATGCTCGGGGTCGCAGTCGACGAACGACGTGGCGATCGGGAACCAGCCGGTCAGGCCGTACTGATCGCAGAGGGGCGCGGCCACTGAGATGGAGTTGCGGTAGCCCTCGTAGAACACCGGGATCAGGCCCGGCTTGTCCTTGTGCCAGGCACCCGTCTCGAAGAGCCGGTCGAGGTCGTCGAGCGTCACCGGTGCGTAGTCGCGGGCGAAGCCGGCGAGCTCCTTCTCCAGCTCGTCGCGCGCACCCCGCGGCGTCGAGTGATAGTTGACGACCCGGATGAAGTGGCCGTTCGCGAGCTGCTCGCGCTGCACGTCGAAGGAGGGCTTGGTCATGCGAGGGTTCCTTCCCCGGTCAGGACGGGATCGATCGGATCGGATGCCGCGGGCGCGACGGGTTCGGATGCCGACGCCGCAGGCGCCGCAACCGGAAGCACATCGGCGAGCGGAACGGCCCCGGGTGCGAAGTGCGTGTACGCGAGCACCTGCATCGCCGTGATGACAGCGCCCTCGTCGTCGAAGCGGGCGAACGGCACCAGGGCCTCGCGGTAGCGGTCGAGCACGGCGAGATAGGCGGCCCCTTCCGCGCGC includes the following:
- a CDS encoding endonuclease domain-containing protein — protein: MPSRKIEKPSIVAAVRAVGGVARVRDLVDRGHRRAALVHAIRSGTLIRVRNGWVALPDADPELRAAARYGVVLSCLTQARRLGLWVHEQKPGLHVAATPGSAGGKPESMRVHWATPLIPRAPGVLADPIENVLSIVAECEPFEQALATWESALNKGLVQREALQALPLRSNALRVLADATPFADAGLETYLGVRLRWLRSPLRFQTWIAGHRVDALLGDRLALQIDGAHHVGPQRSEDIRHDAALKLMGYHVIRVSYHQMMDEWPMVQDLIMRAVAQGLHIARRRA
- a CDS encoding polysaccharide deacetylase family protein, coding for MTKPSFDVQREQLANGHFIRVVNYHSTPRGARDELEKELAGFARDYAPVTLDDLDRLFETGAWHKDKPGLIPVFYEGYRNSISVAAPLCDQYGLTGWFPIATSFVDCDPEHQEAFARAHWISLVEEDTKGGRIAMSWDEVAEVSQRHVVFPHTAHHEGFDTALTDDDIRREVVESKAQLEAVTGQEAPAFVWLHGSSYGQSPRHDQAVKDAGYRYQFANTMIHRVN